The following is a genomic window from Terriglobia bacterium.
CATTCTCCATGTTGGAGATAAAGCTCCGATCGATCTTCAGGGTGTTTACCGGCAAACCCTGTAGCCGGCTTAGTGCGGAATACCCAACCCCAAAGTCATCGATGCTCAACCGAACACCGACCGCCTTGAGTTCCCACAGCACGCGGCTCGCCGTCTCCGGATTTCCCATGGCTACGGTTTCCAAAATCTCCAGTTCCAAGCCATTGGGCTCGATCCCGGCCTGGTTCACTGTGGCCGCGATTTCGGCGGCCAGATTGGGTTGCTCGAAATATCGCGGGGGAATATTGACACTCATGGAGAGTGGTGGCTCGGATGGGTGCCGTCGCCGCCACAATCGCAGGTTTTCGCAGGCTTCGCGAATCAAGCGGCGATTGATGGGCAGGATCAGCCCGGTTTCATCGGCCACGGTTATGAACTCGGCCGGCATTACCAATCCCCCCGGCCGTTGCCAGCGGGAAAGAGCTTCGAATCCCACAATCCTGCCGGTTCTGAGGGACACGATTGGCTGGTAGTGGACTCGGAATTCATTTCGCTCAACCCCGCTCCGCACGTCGGTTTCGACCTGTAATCGTTTCATCGCGCTGGCGTGCATGGCGGAATCAAAGATCTCGCAGCGCCCCTTGCCCGCCCTTTTAGCGCGGTGCATGGCAATTTCCGCGTCCCGCAACAGTTCTTGCGATTCGTTGCACAGGTCCGTACGAAATGCGATTCCGACGGTTAGAGAGATTGCAATCTCATGTTCGCGCACCTTAAACGACGACCCCAACTGTTCTTGAATTCTTTCTGCAACCCGAATCGCATCGCTCGGATGGCGAACATCGTCCAGGAGCACCGCAAATTCATCACCCCCGAGTTTCACTAGCGTGTCGTCTATCGGTGTGTCTCCTCGCCCTTCGACTCCCTCGGATGTGCGCGACACGGTATCGATGGCTCGTAACGACGTGACCAGCCTATTGCCGACCCGTATCAGGACTTCGTCGCCGGCCTCGTGCCCCAGACTGTCGTTGATCACCTTGAATTCATCGATGTCGATCAACAAAAGTGCGAACCGATAGTTCTCGTGACGCTTGGAGAGCGCGAAGGCTCGCGCCAATCGGCGGAGCAAATATGCGCGGTTTGGCAAGTTGGTCAGGCTGTCATGAAAGGCGTTGTACTCCAGCAGTTCCTCTGCTTTCTTGCGATCGGTAATGTCTCGATTGACGATGACCAGCTTTTCAACTTCACCCTTCGCATCTTGCACTGTGCTGGCCGTGGATTCCACAATGCGCCAGGAACCGTCCTTGTGTTGCAGGCGATACTCCAGCCGCTCCCCCCTGCCGGTTAACAGGGCCTTCTTCGCCGCTTCCGCCACTCGATCGCGATCCTCCGGGTGCACCTGTTGCATTGACCAAGTGGCCTTCAATTCTTTCGCAGAGTACCCGAGGACCTTTTGGTACGCCGGGCTGTTGTAAAGCCGGCGTCCATTACGGTCGACCACTGCGATCATGTCGGCGGCATTTTCACTGATCAGACGGAAAAGCAGATTCTGTTCGGCAAGCTGGCGGCGGATACGATAGAGCAGCAGGTGTTGATAAACCGCGTAGAGATCGAAGAGCAGAACCAGCGCCGCCAATGCCCGTATCCAGTCCTGCGCATCGGACCAGTAGATGTTTGCTGGCCGGTTCGATCCTGGAATGGTGAACGAAGCAATCCCGATGGTCAGTACTAGGGTCACAACGACAGCTAATACCCACAACCACCACTCTCGACCCTCGATCTTCTCTACCTTGAACGGAATCGAGTCGGGATTGTCGTTGCTGACCTCTTGCGCTCTCTCCTTATCCTGCATTTCCGCCTTCGACCTCCACCTTGGCAAGCATCTCCTTTCTTAGCCTAGAAGGGCTGGAATTGCCTCGCGGGCGCTAAATTGTAGAACGAGAATACTGGCAGGGCGGCAGAATTAAAACGTGGAGATCGGCAATACGGGAATCTGATGCTCACACCAAGACCAGAATGGGCGTAAGCGGATCATCGAGGTCGCGCCTTCGTGGCCGATGTGACGCTCCCATCGACCAGACCCCATTCGCTCCGTCCACAGCATACAGCGGGCCGTCTCCAGCGGAACGATGGAGGCGCCCTGCCAACTTCAGGTCTGTCTTCACGCCCCGCCTACGAAGGTCTGAATGACTTCGCCGCGCGAGGTGAGTACAACGATGTCGGCATCTGCGCCGGGCGCGATCACGCCCTTGCGTCCCGCGACGCCGGCGATCCGCGCGGGATTCAACGTCGCCAGCCGCACCGCATGGCGCAAATCCCACCCGGCGAACTCCATCACGTTACGCACCGAGCGATCGAGCGTGAGGACGCTTCCCGCCAGACGCCCCTCGCACTCGCAGCGCTGGCCGTGTACTTCGACTTCCAGCCCGCCGAGGCGGTAACGGCCATCCCCCATGCCGCTGGCACTGATGGCGTCGGTAATGAGGACTGCGCGCTCTGGACCCTTGGCACGTAGAAACAGGGAGACGATCTCGGGATGTACGTGAATGCCGTCGGCTATGACGTCGGCCGTGAGGCGCTGCTCGGCGAGTGCTGCGCCCAGAATGCCGGGCTCGCGATGATCGAGCGCGCGCATGGCGTTGAAGGTATGGGTTGCGTGACGCGCACCGGCGGCGATCGCCGTCTCCACCTGAGCCAGAGTGGAATCGCTGTGGCCCAGGCTGACGCAGACGCCGCGCCGCGCCGCTTCGCCAATCAGGTATTCCGACTTCGGCAACTCTGGCGCCACGGTCATAAACGACACTTGCCCGCGTGCTGCTTGCCACAGGCGATCGAAAACCTGCAGGTCGGGAGCTTGCAGGTGTTCCGCAGGATGGACGCCTCGCTTGGCGTGGCTGATGAATGGACCCTCGAGATGAATACCGAGCGGTTGCGCGCGCACATCGCCGATACGCTCCCTTTGCGGTACGGTCTCGATGGCCGAAGCTAACCGCTCCAGCGCCACGAAGGTCGCGTCCAGCGGCGCCGTAATCGTGGTTGGGAAGTAGCTGGTGACCCCGGATGTGGCGAGGTAGCGCTCGAAACTCTCAAGTTCCGCGGCACTGGCATGCATCACGTCATGGCCGGCGCCGCCATGGACATGGATATCGATAAAGCCTGGTGCCAGAACCGCATCCGGAAAATCAAGAACCCGCGCACCGGCAGGAACTTCCGCCTGGGCGCGGGAGCCGACCTGAACAATTCGCCCGTCTTCCATCACCAGCAGCGGCTGGAAGATTTGCTCCAGAGGAGTGAGCAACAACGAAGCGGTGAGGATGGTCTTCACGAGTCGAATAGCGAAGACGGATTGTACCGGAAATGGCGCTGGGGGCGGATGTGTCGTACAAATCACTACTCAAGGACGAAAAGCGGTTGCAATTCTCTCTCGGTAGTGACGTAGAATAGCGCCCCTGTTTTGCAACCTGAGTCGCCAAGCCATCATGCGGGGAGGCCGGGCACTCACCTCAAACCATCGTCTGACAAGCTGTCCTCGATTGACGCCTGGAGGCGCTATGAATTTTGCACGGCGTTTTGCGTATGCGTTCGTTT
Proteins encoded in this region:
- a CDS encoding EAL domain-containing protein; translation: MQDKERAQEVSNDNPDSIPFKVEKIEGREWWLWVLAVVVTLVLTIGIASFTIPGSNRPANIYWSDAQDWIRALAALVLLFDLYAVYQHLLLYRIRRQLAEQNLLFRLISENAADMIAVVDRNGRRLYNSPAYQKVLGYSAKELKATWSMQQVHPEDRDRVAEAAKKALLTGRGERLEYRLQHKDGSWRIVESTASTVQDAKGEVEKLVIVNRDITDRKKAEELLEYNAFHDSLTNLPNRAYLLRRLARAFALSKRHENYRFALLLIDIDEFKVINDSLGHEAGDEVLIRVGNRLVTSLRAIDTVSRTSEGVEGRGDTPIDDTLVKLGGDEFAVLLDDVRHPSDAIRVAERIQEQLGSSFKVREHEIAISLTVGIAFRTDLCNESQELLRDAEIAMHRAKRAGKGRCEIFDSAMHASAMKRLQVETDVRSGVERNEFRVHYQPIVSLRTGRIVGFEALSRWQRPGGLVMPAEFITVADETGLILPINRRLIREACENLRLWRRRHPSEPPLSMSVNIPPRYFEQPNLAAEIAATVNQAGIEPNGLELEILETVAMGNPETASRVLWELKAVGVRLSIDDFGVGYSALSRLQGLPVNTLKIDRSFISNMENEETREIVRTIILLGHRIGLAVVAEGVETEVQLQQIRDLDCDLAQGYYFCRPCAAESILELLNQGGYFAQAALPTGVANRERASADEA
- the nagA gene encoding N-acetylglucosamine-6-phosphate deacetylase, with translation MKTILTASLLLTPLEQIFQPLLVMEDGRIVQVGSRAQAEVPAGARVLDFPDAVLAPGFIDIHVHGGAGHDVMHASAAELESFERYLATSGVTSYFPTTITAPLDATFVALERLASAIETVPQRERIGDVRAQPLGIHLEGPFISHAKRGVHPAEHLQAPDLQVFDRLWQAARGQVSFMTVAPELPKSEYLIGEAARRGVCVSLGHSDSTLAQVETAIAAGARHATHTFNAMRALDHREPGILGAALAEQRLTADVIADGIHVHPEIVSLFLRAKGPERAVLITDAISASGMGDGRYRLGGLEVEVHGQRCECEGRLAGSVLTLDRSVRNVMEFAGWDLRHAVRLATLNPARIAGVAGRKGVIAPGADADIVVLTSRGEVIQTFVGGA